A region from the Eriocheir sinensis breed Jianghai 21 chromosome 48, ASM2467909v1, whole genome shotgun sequence genome encodes:
- the LOC126981478 gene encoding haloacid dehalogenase-like hydrolase domain-containing protein 2, producing the protein MARRIAAVLIDLSGTIHIEDAVIPGAIDALKRLRETNVKIKFVTNTTKESKHVLHERLKRIGFGIDIEEIFTSLTAARQLIDQRNLRPYMLVADAAKEDFSGVSCENENAVLVGLAPEYFNYEHMTKAFRLLLDGAPLIAIHKGRYYKRSDGLALGPGAFVSGLEYSSGCKAEVVGKPEPAFFHSALQDLGCSPSQAVMIGDDARDDVCGAMNAGLAGILVKTGKYRPGDEGQTDPAPSHVAQDFPEAVDFLITNWLKPQ; encoded by the exons ATGGCGAGGCGAATTGCAGCGGTCTTAATTGATCTGAGTGGAACAATTCACATAGAGGATGCTGTCATTCCAGGTGCAATTGATGCCCTTAAAAG ATTACGAGAAACAAACGTCAAGATTAAGTTTGTTACCAACACCACCAAGGAGTCCAAGCATGTCCTGCATGAGAGACTAAAGAGAATTGGCTTTGGAATTGACATTGAGGAAATATTTACATCCTTGACAGCAGCACGACAGTTGATAGATCAAAGGAACTTGCGTCCATACATGCTTGTGGCCGATGCAGCAAAGGAGGATTTTTCTGGTGTCAGTTGTGAAAATGAAAATGCTGTGTTGGTTGGCCTGGCTCCTGAGTACTTCAATTATGAACACATGACAAAAGCCTTCAG aCTGCTACTTGACGGAGCTCCACTCATTGCGATTCACAAGGGTCGCTACTACAAGAGGAGTGATGGCCTGGCTCTGGGCCCTGGGGCTTTTGTGTCTGGTCTGGAGTATTCCTCAG GTTGTAAGGCAGAGGTAGTGGGCAAACCTGAACCTGCCTTCTTCCACTCTGCCCTGCAAGACCTGGGATGCTCTCCCTCGCAGGCAGTCATGATCGGCGAT GATGCGCGAGATGACGTCTGTGGAGCCATGAACGCTGGCCTGGCCGGCATCCTGGTGAAGACAGGGAAGTACCGGCCAGGGGATGAGGGCCAGACTGACCCGGCACCCTCGCACGTGGCTCAGGACTTTCCAGAGGCTGTTGACTTTCTCATCACTAATTGGCTTAAGCCACAATAA